A stretch of the Bacillus licheniformis DSM 13 = ATCC 14580 genome encodes the following:
- a CDS encoding MerR family transcriptional regulator: MKEYFSIGETARLNNISIQTLRYYDKIGIFKPQCTDRDNGYRYYHVKQFFYLDIIKYLKSIKTPLEEIKRIISHTSAPELMQTFLEEQENVIEREMEKLERARQLLQRRKDQLHEQLEIRAKKEEGLVYVRHIEGQTILKAATPQVNPHDQSDLYYRKLAEVLEERGDMVDNYYGLIYDLKPYKNSGDIYCNSVYTTIYDGAKIDTEEQNIGMDTIPSGEYVCISFDCSSTNYFSYYQKLYHFIETHGIQTDGKVYQVSFPNSYNSLKEEDFLTEFRVLKK; the protein is encoded by the coding sequence ATGAAGGAATATTTTTCAATCGGGGAAACAGCCCGTCTAAATAACATTTCCATTCAAACATTGCGCTATTATGATAAGATCGGAATTTTCAAGCCTCAATGTACAGACCGGGATAACGGCTATCGATATTACCATGTTAAACAGTTCTTTTATTTGGATATTATAAAATATCTCAAATCCATTAAAACGCCTTTGGAAGAAATTAAGCGCATTATCTCACATACATCTGCCCCTGAACTGATGCAAACCTTTCTTGAGGAGCAAGAAAACGTTATTGAGCGTGAAATGGAAAAACTCGAACGTGCCAGGCAATTGCTTCAAAGAAGAAAGGACCAGCTTCATGAACAATTGGAGATACGCGCTAAAAAAGAAGAAGGTCTGGTGTATGTTCGGCATATAGAAGGCCAAACCATTTTAAAAGCAGCGACACCTCAAGTGAATCCTCATGACCAATCAGATTTGTATTACCGAAAACTGGCTGAGGTCCTGGAAGAAAGAGGAGATATGGTCGATAACTATTATGGACTGATTTATGATTTAAAGCCTTATAAAAATTCAGGTGACATTTATTGCAACAGTGTTTATACGACGATTTACGATGGAGCAAAGATAGATACAGAAGAACAAAATATTGGGATGGATACGATCCCATCCGGTGAATATGTGTGTATTTCATTTGATTGCTCTTCAACAAATTATTTTTCATACTATCAAAAACTGTACCATTTTATTGAAACTCATGGCATTCAAACGGATGGAAAAGTATATCAAGTTTCTTTTCCAAACAGCTATAACTCATTAAAAGAAGAAGACTTCCTCACAGAATTCAGAGTGCTGAAAAAATAA
- a CDS encoding PAS domain-containing sensor histidine kinase: MMCQNPARYTEEGMSNESGYLRQIFDHLQDGIIMMDQERTILVINPSAEKMTGWKLGDKVPYCSYCQTRKLEAGEERCYLLAKREIPYFLSSMPTYEGRFVDMEMSTAVISENGDQMEVLLVLKDLTMKKKEEEAKISKLVLQKTLEAQENEHKRLAQELHDGVGQSLYSVSVGIQAIQSRMEQEETFKDYMQDIIDELEKAIQDVKLYSLQLRPHSLDQLGLIPAVKHLVSSLNKTHQDVSITFASSDISNRLLPIFEINLYRIIQEALHNALKYSQATLIEVILYKEDGELVLIIQDDGIGFERGLTEEGLGFKHMKERVDQMDGSLRIHSALQSGTTIKVKVQDKEGKESDQGIAGR; encoded by the coding sequence ATGATGTGTCAAAACCCGGCTCGGTATACAGAAGAAGGAATGTCAAATGAAAGCGGCTATTTAAGGCAGATCTTCGACCATTTGCAGGATGGGATCATCATGATGGATCAGGAACGCACAATTCTGGTGATTAATCCGTCCGCAGAGAAGATGACGGGATGGAAACTAGGGGATAAGGTTCCGTACTGTTCCTACTGCCAAACGAGAAAACTGGAAGCGGGAGAAGAGCGTTGTTATTTGCTGGCCAAGCGGGAAATTCCTTATTTTCTCTCCTCGATGCCCACCTATGAAGGGCGATTCGTCGACATGGAGATGAGTACGGCTGTCATTTCCGAAAACGGCGATCAAATGGAAGTTCTTTTGGTCCTGAAAGATTTAACAATGAAGAAAAAGGAGGAAGAAGCGAAGATCTCCAAGCTGGTTCTGCAAAAAACGTTAGAGGCCCAGGAAAACGAACACAAGCGGCTTGCCCAGGAACTGCACGATGGTGTAGGGCAATCGCTTTATTCGGTTTCAGTAGGCATTCAAGCGATTCAATCGCGCATGGAGCAGGAAGAAACATTTAAAGATTACATGCAGGACATCATCGATGAACTGGAAAAAGCAATCCAAGACGTCAAGCTCTACTCTCTCCAGCTGCGCCCGCACAGTCTCGATCAATTGGGGCTGATCCCTGCTGTCAAGCATCTTGTTTCCAGCTTAAACAAGACGCATCAGGATGTTTCTATTACGTTTGCCTCAAGCGATATCAGCAATCGCTTGCTGCCGATTTTTGAAATCAATTTGTACCGCATCATTCAGGAGGCGCTTCATAATGCCCTGAAATATTCGCAGGCGACACTTATTGAAGTCATACTTTACAAAGAAGACGGCGAGCTCGTTTTGATCATTCAGGACGATGGCATTGGTTTTGAACGCGGGCTGACAGAGGAAGGCCTGGGGTTCAAACATATGAAAGAGAGAGTCGATCAGATGGATGGAAGTCTTCGAATTCACTCTGCACTTCAGAGTGGCACGACGATTAAAGTGAAAGTACAGGACAAGGAGGGGAAGGAGAGTGATCAGGGTATTGCTGGTCGATGA
- a CDS encoding MBL fold metallo-hydrolase has translation MLLRYFYDKKLAHASYLVGCQKTGEAIVIDPGRNLKPYLQAAKEEGLNITAAAETHIHADFVSGARELGATHQAKLYLSDEGDANWKYQYVDESKHQLVKDGDRFSIGNLMFEVMHTPGHTPESISFLLTDGGGNADRPIGIFTGDFVFAGDIGRPDLLEKAAGIKGTSESGARAMFKSLMKFKQLPDYLQVWPAHGAGSACGKALGAIPTTTVGYEKMFNWAMAYTDEEEFVNALLDGQPEPPKYFAEMKRVNKEGPALLKDLSAVLEIMSIEQVKDLQGKEQIVDTRSSREFAEGHLKGTINIPFNKGFTNWAGWLIDYNRPVYLIANPAEVNELLEALRSVGIDNAAGFIDRDKILADGAFSLESYAEITPREIAKLVEDGFVQVLDVRNLTEWQEGHIPNAQHIMLGTLPERLDEIRKDCPILVQCHSGARSAIGASILQANGSFKQVLSLSGGIVQWQKDGLAISTPCSELK, from the coding sequence ATGTTATTGCGCTATTTTTACGATAAAAAACTGGCCCATGCATCCTATCTGGTTGGCTGCCAAAAAACAGGGGAAGCCATTGTGATTGACCCCGGCCGCAATCTAAAACCATATTTGCAAGCAGCCAAGGAAGAAGGGCTAAACATCACAGCGGCCGCAGAAACCCATATTCACGCCGACTTTGTTTCCGGTGCCCGCGAACTCGGCGCTACACATCAAGCGAAGCTGTATCTTTCCGATGAAGGAGACGCAAATTGGAAATACCAATATGTCGATGAATCGAAACATCAACTTGTGAAAGACGGCGATCGCTTTTCCATTGGTAACCTGATGTTTGAGGTTATGCATACTCCCGGCCATACCCCGGAAAGCATTTCTTTCCTGTTGACGGACGGCGGAGGAAATGCGGATCGTCCAATCGGCATCTTTACTGGAGATTTCGTCTTTGCAGGCGACATCGGCAGACCCGATTTGCTTGAAAAGGCGGCGGGGATTAAGGGAACGTCAGAGTCGGGGGCAAGAGCGATGTTCAAGTCCCTCATGAAGTTTAAACAGCTCCCGGATTACTTGCAGGTTTGGCCGGCTCACGGCGCAGGGAGCGCTTGCGGCAAGGCATTGGGAGCCATTCCAACTACGACTGTCGGCTACGAAAAGATGTTTAACTGGGCAATGGCTTACACCGATGAAGAGGAATTCGTAAATGCCTTGCTTGATGGACAACCAGAACCGCCGAAGTATTTTGCTGAGATGAAACGAGTGAATAAAGAAGGCCCTGCATTGCTCAAAGATCTTTCTGCCGTTTTAGAGATTATGTCGATTGAACAAGTGAAAGATTTGCAGGGGAAAGAGCAAATTGTGGATACCCGCTCCTCCCGGGAATTTGCTGAAGGGCACCTCAAAGGCACGATCAACATTCCATTCAACAAGGGGTTTACAAACTGGGCAGGCTGGCTCATCGACTACAATCGTCCTGTGTACTTAATCGCGAATCCGGCAGAAGTGAACGAACTCCTGGAAGCGCTGCGCTCCGTAGGCATTGACAACGCGGCAGGGTTTATCGATCGTGACAAAATCTTGGCAGACGGTGCTTTTTCACTTGAATCGTACGCTGAGATCACACCACGTGAGATCGCAAAATTAGTGGAAGACGGCTTTGTGCAAGTGCTTGATGTTCGCAATCTGACTGAATGGCAGGAAGGTCACATTCCGAATGCGCAACACATCATGCTGGGAACGCTCCCAGAACGGCTCGATGAAATTAGAAAAGACTGTCCGATTCTTGTGCAATGCCATTCCGGAGCCCGATCTGCAATAGGAGCCAGCATCCTGCAAGCTAACGGTAGTTTCAAACAAGTATTGAGTTTAAGCGGCGGCATTGTCCAATGGCAGAAAGACGGGCTTGCAATTTCAACCCCTTGCAGCGAATTAAAATGA
- a CDS encoding response regulator, whose amino-acid sequence MIRVLLVDDHMMIRKGIRVLLEGFSGIEIAGESNNGNEAVLSAGQLKPDVVLMDLSMPNGLDGFTASSEIRKLNPSVKIVILTMHDEEIFVQKAIEAGAHGYVLKNSHYRLLYQAIVEVYRSNLFYKTSVSQDIIDQWLNSEPKKPTSVLTVREKEILRFIVLGYANKEIADKLSISVKTVENHKTNMMQKLDLDSKHELIQYAIKNKYLDLSL is encoded by the coding sequence GTGATCAGGGTATTGCTGGTCGATGACCATATGATGATTCGCAAGGGCATCCGTGTCCTTTTGGAAGGCTTTTCTGGAATTGAAATTGCGGGAGAAAGCAATAATGGCAACGAAGCCGTTCTTAGCGCCGGACAGTTAAAGCCGGATGTCGTGCTGATGGATTTGTCGATGCCGAACGGGTTGGACGGATTCACAGCGAGCAGTGAGATCCGAAAGTTGAATCCTTCTGTTAAAATCGTGATTTTGACAATGCATGATGAGGAAATTTTTGTCCAAAAAGCAATAGAGGCGGGGGCGCATGGCTACGTCTTGAAAAACAGCCATTATCGGTTGCTTTATCAGGCGATTGTCGAAGTGTACAGGAGCAATCTCTTTTACAAAACATCTGTATCGCAAGACATCATTGATCAATGGCTCAATTCAGAGCCCAAAAAGCCGACCTCTGTATTAACTGTCCGCGAAAAGGAGATTCTCAGATTCATTGTGCTGGGTTATGCCAATAAGGAGATTGCCGATAAACTCTCAATCAGCGTCAAAACCGTCGAAAACCACAAAACGAATATGATGCAGAAGTTAGATCTGGACTCGAAACACGAATTGATTCAATATGCGATCAAAAATAAATATCTCGATCTGTCGTTGTAA
- a CDS encoding sulfite exporter TauE/SafE family protein, whose product MDISFILLIFFIGFIGSFMSGMLGVGGAIINYPLLLYIPALLGFTGFNAHQVSGIVAVQVFIAAFSGVWAYRKDGYLNKELIFIMGLSILLGSLIGGYGSHFFSEDAINMVYGLLAIIAAIIMLIPKTGTEGNQSDHIRFPKILTSIMTFVVGLASGIVGAGGAFLLVPLMLVIIKIPARITIATSLAVTFISSIGTTATKLVIGQVPIMPALVVMAASLIASPLGVFIGKKVNAKVLQGILIFVIFLTTVKIWVDILLY is encoded by the coding sequence GTGGACATATCTTTTATTCTTCTTATATTTTTCATCGGATTCATTGGCTCTTTTATGTCCGGAATGCTTGGTGTCGGGGGAGCAATTATTAATTACCCGTTGCTATTATATATACCTGCTTTATTAGGGTTTACAGGCTTTAACGCACACCAGGTTTCAGGTATAGTGGCAGTCCAGGTTTTTATTGCTGCATTTTCCGGTGTGTGGGCTTACCGGAAAGACGGTTACTTAAATAAAGAACTGATCTTCATCATGGGGTTAAGTATTTTGCTTGGAAGTCTAATCGGCGGCTATGGGTCACATTTTTTCTCCGAAGATGCCATAAACATGGTTTACGGATTATTGGCGATCATTGCAGCCATCATCATGTTGATTCCAAAGACAGGAACAGAAGGTAATCAAAGTGATCACATTCGCTTTCCAAAGATATTAACCTCAATCATGACTTTTGTGGTCGGTTTGGCTTCAGGTATAGTCGGTGCGGGCGGAGCTTTTCTGCTTGTTCCGCTCATGTTAGTCATTATAAAAATACCTGCACGAATCACAATCGCAACATCACTCGCAGTTACATTTATTTCATCGATTGGAACAACAGCTACAAAGCTCGTCATTGGACAGGTGCCTATTATGCCGGCTTTGGTTGTAATGGCTGCCAGTCTGATTGCATCCCCGCTAGGTGTTTTCATTGGCAAGAAAGTGAATGCTAAAGTTCTTCAAGGTATTTTGATATTCGTTATTTTTCTTACAACAGTGAAAATTTGGGTTGATATCTTACTGTATTGA
- a CDS encoding thioredoxin family protein produces MKEAAELTSMVSIEKFITDHQLSFIYISRPQCTVCHAVLPQLRALLARFPKIKLGHINADIVEEVAGRFSVFTVPVLLLFIEGTECLREARFIHFEQLEQKLKRVYQLYEE; encoded by the coding sequence ATGAAAGAAGCTGCAGAACTAACTTCAATGGTGTCAATTGAGAAATTTATAACTGATCATCAATTAAGTTTTATATATATATCAAGACCTCAATGCACAGTCTGTCACGCTGTTCTGCCTCAGCTTAGAGCACTGTTGGCCCGCTTTCCAAAGATCAAATTAGGACATATAAATGCTGACATAGTGGAAGAGGTTGCCGGCAGGTTTTCAGTCTTCACAGTTCCTGTGCTTCTTTTGTTTATTGAGGGAACCGAATGTCTACGAGAAGCGCGTTTTATTCATTTTGAACAGCTTGAACAGAAGTTAAAAAGAGTCTATCAGTTGTACGAGGAATAG
- a CDS encoding NAD(P)/FAD-dependent oxidoreductase, whose product MARHARYSIVIVGAGTAGISVAARLVRISKKLKGQIAIIDPQTKHYYQPLWTLVGGGAAKKEESERDLASLIPAGVDLIGDAVTEFRPNQNTLLTKQGTIVSYDYLVAAAGLQIDWDGVKGLKDAVGKNGVCSNYSYHTVDSTWENIRNFKGGTAIFTHPDSPVKCGGAPQKIMYLADDYFRKSNVRHQSEIIFASAKSIIFDVTKYANALEKVVLRKDIQTMYKRNLIEIRPDSKEALFEHLETGEQEVFTYDLLHVTPPMKAPSCIKESALADAGGWVDVDPYTLQHKKFANVFGIGDCANLPTSKTGAAVRKQAPVVVRNLMSLIKGSSLDAKYDGYTSCPLVTGYNKLVLAEFDYHKVPQETFPFDQSKERFSMYLLKRRLLPIMYWNGMLKGLM is encoded by the coding sequence ATGGCAAGACATGCTCGTTATTCCATTGTCATTGTAGGAGCCGGGACTGCTGGCATCTCTGTCGCCGCCCGTCTCGTAAGGATTTCTAAAAAACTCAAAGGACAAATTGCCATCATTGACCCGCAAACAAAGCACTACTACCAGCCTTTGTGGACATTAGTTGGAGGCGGCGCAGCGAAGAAGGAAGAGTCCGAGCGAGATCTGGCTTCTTTAATTCCCGCTGGTGTCGACTTGATCGGCGATGCTGTAACGGAGTTTCGGCCGAATCAGAACACACTTCTTACAAAACAAGGAACGATCGTTTCCTATGATTATCTTGTTGCAGCAGCCGGTTTGCAAATCGATTGGGACGGGGTCAAAGGCTTGAAAGATGCGGTCGGAAAAAACGGGGTTTGCAGCAACTATTCATATCATACGGTAGACAGCACTTGGGAAAACATCCGCAATTTTAAAGGCGGAACCGCCATTTTCACTCATCCTGATTCTCCCGTAAAATGCGGGGGAGCTCCACAGAAAATTATGTACTTAGCAGACGACTATTTCCGCAAGTCAAATGTCCGCCATCAGTCGGAGATTATTTTTGCATCGGCGAAATCGATCATTTTTGATGTCACCAAATACGCAAATGCGCTCGAAAAAGTCGTCCTGCGCAAGGATATCCAAACGATGTACAAGAGAAACTTAATCGAAATTCGGCCTGATTCAAAAGAAGCCTTGTTCGAACATTTGGAGACGGGGGAGCAGGAAGTATTCACATATGATCTTCTTCATGTGACTCCACCGATGAAAGCACCTTCATGTATAAAAGAAAGCGCATTGGCGGATGCCGGCGGCTGGGTCGATGTTGATCCGTACACTCTGCAGCACAAAAAGTTTGCCAATGTTTTCGGAATTGGTGACTGTGCCAACCTGCCGACGTCCAAAACAGGGGCGGCAGTTCGCAAACAGGCTCCGGTTGTCGTGCGAAATCTGATGTCCTTGATAAAAGGCTCTTCATTAGATGCAAAGTACGATGGATATACCTCGTGCCCCTTGGTTACAGGGTACAACAAACTCGTGCTGGCCGAGTTTGACTATCACAAGGTGCCGCAAGAAACGTTTCCATTTGATCAGTCCAAGGAACGATTCAGCATGTACCTGTTAAAAAGAAGACTGCTTCCCATCATGTATTGGAATGGCATGTTAAAAGGACTGATGTAA